The Daphnia magna isolate NIES unplaced genomic scaffold, ASM2063170v1.1 Dm_contigs130, whole genome shotgun sequence genome contains a region encoding:
- the LOC116929572 gene encoding uncharacterized protein LOC116929572, with translation MEIGIGGRRMVIQLNWSRPKLQDQLLKSALTLTKIDADAGQNVTPTHSLAVCLLQHGLNRYSDLRRLGEAWRSTKSCGINCDEGDWIRFCQHLDKKNQEAELELKNEKITKKASEEVTPRSSTVNLQRIIKGVVDTLDQFQWLGLLNTSSPFRVGCIVGEENVIDIRPKIYDSAESICRHQYVWYDSDSQTFHGIAKWMDTFQDRQAYRVALSCQVAQNLKDFCCCLLKKGNPGDDELEMRSMAYLKELNQQLDRNIEDHLAMVDRWDEASEESSKLKILLHELLDPSFDEHRFEINLELRQEFIESLEKAYGEVQILRQEAYEKARLQAIQNREEDERKERQFKLEIETATVEIQRLEQEIEVDERSAQQQFGDRTEQI, from the coding sequence ATGGAGATTGGGATTGGAGGACGGCGTATGGTGATCCAGCTGAATTGGAGCCGTCCGAAACTGCAAGACCAATTGCTTAAAAGCGCCTTGACATTGACGAAAATCGACGCTGATGCCGGACAAAATGTCACGCCGACTCATTCATTGGCTGTCTGTTTGCTTCAACACGGGCTGAACCGTTACAGCGACTTGCGTAGGCTGGGCGAGGCATGGCGTAGCACAAAATCTTGTGGGATCAACTGCGACGAAGGTGATTGGATCCGATTCTGCCAACATTTGGATAAAAAAAACCAGGAAGCTGAACTTGAGctgaagaatgaaaaaataacTAAGAAAGCTTCAGAAGAAGTAACACCTCGATCATCAACTGTTAATTTACAGCGAATCATAAAAGGGGTAGTTGATACCCTCGACCAATTCCAATGGTTGGGATTGTTAAACACGTCAAGTCCGTTCCGGGTCGGTTGCATTGTCGGAGAAGAAAATGTAATTGATATAAGACCGAAAATCTACGATTCAGCCGAGTCTATTTGCAGGCATCAGTACGTATGGTACGATAGCGATTCACAAACGTTTCACGGTATCGCCAAATGGATGGACACATTTCAAGATCGACAGGCGTACCGTGTCGCTCTGTCTTGTCAAGTGGCTCAAAATCTCAAAGACTTTTGTTGCTGTTTGCTGAAAAAAGGCAATCCAGGTGATGATGAACTGGAAATGCGATCCATGGCCTATCTGAAAGAGCTGAACCAACAGCTGGACCGTAACATCGAGGATCACTTAGCGATGGTAGATCGATGGGATGAGGCCAGCGAGGAGAGCAGTAAGCTTAAGATCCTACTACACGAACTTCTCGATCCGAGTTTCGACGAGCACAGATTCGAAATCAACTTGGAACTGAGACAAGAATTCATCGAGAGCTTAGAAAAAGCTTACGGTGAGGTGCAGATTCTTCGACAAGAGGCCTATGAGAAGGCTCGACTTCAAGCCATTCAGAATAGGGAAGAGGATGAACGCAAGGAACGGCAGTTCAAGTTGGAAATTGAAACCGCTACCGTTGAAATCCAACGACTCGAACAGGAAATTGAAGTGGACGAACGATCGGCTCAACAGCAGTTCGGAGATCGGACGGAGCAGATTTAG
- the LOC116929157 gene encoding cytochrome P450 4c3 isoform X2 → MLEATWIGFSPMIGSLLASLLAVYYFAWCRSRFVRLIDALPGPKTYPFLGNILELNVAHDELLRKSSFDWIKQHGSIYRIWFTVRPMVVIASPELLEPILSSHTLATKADEYDCFIPLLGKSILVAKPEEWKKNRRLLNPAFKGQILNSFMDAFHDKSLLCAKEFEEAIESNSGGKINVFPIMTHCTLDIICAMGGKTLTGEDKASYIKNLHGFENIFLQRLKQPWLRLDWLFKLSGPGRANERFVGGLRDFSNMLIRHRRELVKRKTKLAQNDLSERDVNPTDELQVDDDTKKNLIFMDLLIKEGDLNGNFNSVEMRDEVSLMMAAGHDTLALAFTWFLYLISRHPDKQKLLMEELSIVFGDSDRPCTVQDLAELKYLECCIKETLRLYPSAPFILRRLPEDVEIGGYVLPKGVTIAMLIYGMHHNPQVYPDPEEFKPERFFPENSVGRHPYAFIPFSAGPRNCIGQKFAMLELKVVLAHLLRRFQFSIRDPTEPKIIPLLDTTLKPKSPVNLIVTKRLLQA, encoded by the exons ATGCTTGAAGCTACGTGGATTGGATTCAGCCCGATGATTGGATCATTACTGGCCAGTTTACTGGCGGTCTATTATTTTGCGTGGTGTCGATCGCGTTTTGTTCGGCTTATCGATGCACTTCCCGGACCTAAAACTTACCCCTTTTTAGGAAATATTCTCGAACTGAACGTTGCTCACGATG AATTGCTGAGAAAATCGTCCTTTGATTGGATTAAACAGCATGGTAGCATCTATCGAATTTGGTTTACAGTACGTCCCATGGTCGTTATTGCTTCGCCCGAATTACTAGAG CCCATTTTGTCAAGCCATACGCTGGCAACCAAAGCCGACGAGTACGATTGCTTTATTCCTCTTCTGGGGAAGAGCATCCTGGTAGCTAAAC CTGAGGAATGGAAGAAAAATCGCCGTCTTCTTAATCCAGCTTTCAAAGGTCAAATTCTCAACAGTTTCATGGATGCCTTCCACGACAAAAGCCTTCTATGTGCGAAAGAATTTGAAGAAGCTATCGAATCAAATAGCGGTGGTAAAATTAACGTTTTCCCAATCATGACGCATTGCACCCTGGATATCATCTGTG CCATGGGAGGAAAGACGTTAACCGGTGAAGACAAAGCGAGTTATATTAAGAACCTCCACGG TTTTGAGAATATTTTCCTACAACGTCTAAAACAACCGTGGCTTCGATTGGATTGGCTTTTCAAACTAAGCGGACCTGGTCGTGCAAACGAGCGATTCGTAGGAGGACTTCGTGATTTTAGCAACATG TTAATCAGACATCGCCGTGAATTGGttaaacgaaaaacaaaattagcACAAAATGATTTGTCTGAACGTGATGTAAACCCAACCGACGAACTTCAAGTAGATGATGATACAA AGAAAAACCTAATCTTTATGGATCTCCTCATAAAAGAAGGGGATCTCAACGGTAACTTTAATTCTGTTGAAATGAGAGATGAGGTCAGTTTGATGATGGCTGCG GGCCATGACACACTAGCTTTAGCTTTCACCTGGTTCCTTTACTTGATCTCCAGGCATCCCGACAAACAA AAACTTTTAATGGAAGAGTTGAGCATCGTTTTTGGTGATTCGGACCGACCGTGTACGGTACAAGATTTAGCTGAGCTCAAATATCTTGAATGTTGCATCAAAGAAACATTGAGACTCTATCCGAGCGCCCCTTTTATATTGAGACGTCTGCCGGAAGACGTCGAAATTG GTGGATATGTTTTACCGAAAGGCGTTACTATTGCCATGCTGATTTATGGTATGCATCACAACCCTCAAGTTTACCCTGACCCGGAAGAATTCAAGCCGGAACGCTTCTTCCCAGAAAACAGTGTCGGTCGCCATCCATATGCTTTTATCCCATTTAGCGCTGGTCCCAGGAACTGTATTG GACAAAAATTCGCCATGCTCGAACTTAAAGTGGTTTTAGCTCATTTACTGCGTCGATTCCAGTTTTCTATCAGGGATCCAACAGAACCCAAGATCATACCTCTCCTTGACACTACGCTAAAGCCGAAATCTCCAGTTAATCTTATTGTCACAAAGCGATTACTTCAAGCATAA
- the LOC116929157 gene encoding cytochrome P450 4c3 isoform X3, translating to MIGSLLASLLAVYYFAWCRSRFVRLIDALPGPKTYPFLGNILELNVAHDELLRKSSFDWIKQHGSIYRIWFTVRPMVVIASPELLEPILSSHTLATKADEYDCFIPLLGKSILVAKPEEWKKNRRLLNPAFKGQILNSFMDAFHDKSLLCAKEFEEAIESNSGGKINVFPIMTHCTLDIICETAMGGKTLTGEDKASYIKNLHGFENIFLQRLKQPWLRLDWLFKLSGPGRANERFVGGLRDFSNMLIRHRRELVKRKTKLAQNDLSERDVNPTDELQVDDDTKKNLIFMDLLIKEGDLNGNFNSVEMRDEVSLMMAAGHDTLALAFTWFLYLISRHPDKQKLLMEELSIVFGDSDRPCTVQDLAELKYLECCIKETLRLYPSAPFILRRLPEDVEIGGYVLPKGVTIAMLIYGMHHNPQVYPDPEEFKPERFFPENSVGRHPYAFIPFSAGPRNCIGQKFAMLELKVVLAHLLRRFQFSIRDPTEPKIIPLLDTTLKPKSPVNLIVTKRLLQA from the exons ATGATTGGATCATTACTGGCCAGTTTACTGGCGGTCTATTATTTTGCGTGGTGTCGATCGCGTTTTGTTCGGCTTATCGATGCACTTCCCGGACCTAAAACTTACCCCTTTTTAGGAAATATTCTCGAACTGAACGTTGCTCACGATG AATTGCTGAGAAAATCGTCCTTTGATTGGATTAAACAGCATGGTAGCATCTATCGAATTTGGTTTACAGTACGTCCCATGGTCGTTATTGCTTCGCCCGAATTACTAGAG CCCATTTTGTCAAGCCATACGCTGGCAACCAAAGCCGACGAGTACGATTGCTTTATTCCTCTTCTGGGGAAGAGCATCCTGGTAGCTAAAC CTGAGGAATGGAAGAAAAATCGCCGTCTTCTTAATCCAGCTTTCAAAGGTCAAATTCTCAACAGTTTCATGGATGCCTTCCACGACAAAAGCCTTCTATGTGCGAAAGAATTTGAAGAAGCTATCGAATCAAATAGCGGTGGTAAAATTAACGTTTTCCCAATCATGACGCATTGCACCCTGGATATCATCTGTG AAACAGCCATGGGAGGAAAGACGTTAACCGGTGAAGACAAAGCGAGTTATATTAAGAACCTCCACGG TTTTGAGAATATTTTCCTACAACGTCTAAAACAACCGTGGCTTCGATTGGATTGGCTTTTCAAACTAAGCGGACCTGGTCGTGCAAACGAGCGATTCGTAGGAGGACTTCGTGATTTTAGCAACATG TTAATCAGACATCGCCGTGAATTGGttaaacgaaaaacaaaattagcACAAAATGATTTGTCTGAACGTGATGTAAACCCAACCGACGAACTTCAAGTAGATGATGATACAA AGAAAAACCTAATCTTTATGGATCTCCTCATAAAAGAAGGGGATCTCAACGGTAACTTTAATTCTGTTGAAATGAGAGATGAGGTCAGTTTGATGATGGCTGCG GGCCATGACACACTAGCTTTAGCTTTCACCTGGTTCCTTTACTTGATCTCCAGGCATCCCGACAAACAA AAACTTTTAATGGAAGAGTTGAGCATCGTTTTTGGTGATTCGGACCGACCGTGTACGGTACAAGATTTAGCTGAGCTCAAATATCTTGAATGTTGCATCAAAGAAACATTGAGACTCTATCCGAGCGCCCCTTTTATATTGAGACGTCTGCCGGAAGACGTCGAAATTG GTGGATATGTTTTACCGAAAGGCGTTACTATTGCCATGCTGATTTATGGTATGCATCACAACCCTCAAGTTTACCCTGACCCGGAAGAATTCAAGCCGGAACGCTTCTTCCCAGAAAACAGTGTCGGTCGCCATCCATATGCTTTTATCCCATTTAGCGCTGGTCCCAGGAACTGTATTG GACAAAAATTCGCCATGCTCGAACTTAAAGTGGTTTTAGCTCATTTACTGCGTCGATTCCAGTTTTCTATCAGGGATCCAACAGAACCCAAGATCATACCTCTCCTTGACACTACGCTAAAGCCGAAATCTCCAGTTAATCTTATTGTCACAAAGCGATTACTTCAAGCATAA
- the LOC116929157 gene encoding cytochrome P450 4c3 isoform X1, with protein sequence MLEATWIGFSPMIGSLLASLLAVYYFAWCRSRFVRLIDALPGPKTYPFLGNILELNVAHDELLRKSSFDWIKQHGSIYRIWFTVRPMVVIASPELLEPILSSHTLATKADEYDCFIPLLGKSILVAKPEEWKKNRRLLNPAFKGQILNSFMDAFHDKSLLCAKEFEEAIESNSGGKINVFPIMTHCTLDIICETAMGGKTLTGEDKASYIKNLHGFENIFLQRLKQPWLRLDWLFKLSGPGRANERFVGGLRDFSNMLIRHRRELVKRKTKLAQNDLSERDVNPTDELQVDDDTKKNLIFMDLLIKEGDLNGNFNSVEMRDEVSLMMAAGHDTLALAFTWFLYLISRHPDKQKLLMEELSIVFGDSDRPCTVQDLAELKYLECCIKETLRLYPSAPFILRRLPEDVEIGGYVLPKGVTIAMLIYGMHHNPQVYPDPEEFKPERFFPENSVGRHPYAFIPFSAGPRNCIGQKFAMLELKVVLAHLLRRFQFSIRDPTEPKIIPLLDTTLKPKSPVNLIVTKRLLQA encoded by the exons ATGCTTGAAGCTACGTGGATTGGATTCAGCCCGATGATTGGATCATTACTGGCCAGTTTACTGGCGGTCTATTATTTTGCGTGGTGTCGATCGCGTTTTGTTCGGCTTATCGATGCACTTCCCGGACCTAAAACTTACCCCTTTTTAGGAAATATTCTCGAACTGAACGTTGCTCACGATG AATTGCTGAGAAAATCGTCCTTTGATTGGATTAAACAGCATGGTAGCATCTATCGAATTTGGTTTACAGTACGTCCCATGGTCGTTATTGCTTCGCCCGAATTACTAGAG CCCATTTTGTCAAGCCATACGCTGGCAACCAAAGCCGACGAGTACGATTGCTTTATTCCTCTTCTGGGGAAGAGCATCCTGGTAGCTAAAC CTGAGGAATGGAAGAAAAATCGCCGTCTTCTTAATCCAGCTTTCAAAGGTCAAATTCTCAACAGTTTCATGGATGCCTTCCACGACAAAAGCCTTCTATGTGCGAAAGAATTTGAAGAAGCTATCGAATCAAATAGCGGTGGTAAAATTAACGTTTTCCCAATCATGACGCATTGCACCCTGGATATCATCTGTG AAACAGCCATGGGAGGAAAGACGTTAACCGGTGAAGACAAAGCGAGTTATATTAAGAACCTCCACGG TTTTGAGAATATTTTCCTACAACGTCTAAAACAACCGTGGCTTCGATTGGATTGGCTTTTCAAACTAAGCGGACCTGGTCGTGCAAACGAGCGATTCGTAGGAGGACTTCGTGATTTTAGCAACATG TTAATCAGACATCGCCGTGAATTGGttaaacgaaaaacaaaattagcACAAAATGATTTGTCTGAACGTGATGTAAACCCAACCGACGAACTTCAAGTAGATGATGATACAA AGAAAAACCTAATCTTTATGGATCTCCTCATAAAAGAAGGGGATCTCAACGGTAACTTTAATTCTGTTGAAATGAGAGATGAGGTCAGTTTGATGATGGCTGCG GGCCATGACACACTAGCTTTAGCTTTCACCTGGTTCCTTTACTTGATCTCCAGGCATCCCGACAAACAA AAACTTTTAATGGAAGAGTTGAGCATCGTTTTTGGTGATTCGGACCGACCGTGTACGGTACAAGATTTAGCTGAGCTCAAATATCTTGAATGTTGCATCAAAGAAACATTGAGACTCTATCCGAGCGCCCCTTTTATATTGAGACGTCTGCCGGAAGACGTCGAAATTG GTGGATATGTTTTACCGAAAGGCGTTACTATTGCCATGCTGATTTATGGTATGCATCACAACCCTCAAGTTTACCCTGACCCGGAAGAATTCAAGCCGGAACGCTTCTTCCCAGAAAACAGTGTCGGTCGCCATCCATATGCTTTTATCCCATTTAGCGCTGGTCCCAGGAACTGTATTG GACAAAAATTCGCCATGCTCGAACTTAAAGTGGTTTTAGCTCATTTACTGCGTCGATTCCAGTTTTCTATCAGGGATCCAACAGAACCCAAGATCATACCTCTCCTTGACACTACGCTAAAGCCGAAATCTCCAGTTAATCTTATTGTCACAAAGCGATTACTTCAAGCATAA
- the LOC116929157 gene encoding cytochrome P450 4c3 isoform X4, protein MLEATWIGFSPMIGSLLASLLAVYYFAWCRSRFVRLIDALPGPKTYPFLGNILELNVAHDELLRKSSFDWIKQHGSIYRIWFTVRPMVVIASPELLEPILSSHTLATKADEYDCFIPLLGKSILVAKPEEWKKNRRLLNPAFKGQILNSFMDAFHDKSLLCAKEFEEAIESNSGGKINVFPIMTHCTLDIICETAMGGKTLTGEDKASYIKNLHGFENIFLQRLKQPWLRLDWLFKLSGPGRANERFVGGLRDFSNMLIRHRRELVKRKTKLAQNDLSERDVNPTDELQVDDDTKKNLIFMDLLIKEGDLNGNFNSVEMRDEVSLMMAAGHDTLALAFTWFLYLISRHPDKQKLLMEELSIVFGDSDRPCTVDMFYRKALLLPC, encoded by the exons ATGCTTGAAGCTACGTGGATTGGATTCAGCCCGATGATTGGATCATTACTGGCCAGTTTACTGGCGGTCTATTATTTTGCGTGGTGTCGATCGCGTTTTGTTCGGCTTATCGATGCACTTCCCGGACCTAAAACTTACCCCTTTTTAGGAAATATTCTCGAACTGAACGTTGCTCACGATG AATTGCTGAGAAAATCGTCCTTTGATTGGATTAAACAGCATGGTAGCATCTATCGAATTTGGTTTACAGTACGTCCCATGGTCGTTATTGCTTCGCCCGAATTACTAGAG CCCATTTTGTCAAGCCATACGCTGGCAACCAAAGCCGACGAGTACGATTGCTTTATTCCTCTTCTGGGGAAGAGCATCCTGGTAGCTAAAC CTGAGGAATGGAAGAAAAATCGCCGTCTTCTTAATCCAGCTTTCAAAGGTCAAATTCTCAACAGTTTCATGGATGCCTTCCACGACAAAAGCCTTCTATGTGCGAAAGAATTTGAAGAAGCTATCGAATCAAATAGCGGTGGTAAAATTAACGTTTTCCCAATCATGACGCATTGCACCCTGGATATCATCTGTG AAACAGCCATGGGAGGAAAGACGTTAACCGGTGAAGACAAAGCGAGTTATATTAAGAACCTCCACGG TTTTGAGAATATTTTCCTACAACGTCTAAAACAACCGTGGCTTCGATTGGATTGGCTTTTCAAACTAAGCGGACCTGGTCGTGCAAACGAGCGATTCGTAGGAGGACTTCGTGATTTTAGCAACATG TTAATCAGACATCGCCGTGAATTGGttaaacgaaaaacaaaattagcACAAAATGATTTGTCTGAACGTGATGTAAACCCAACCGACGAACTTCAAGTAGATGATGATACAA AGAAAAACCTAATCTTTATGGATCTCCTCATAAAAGAAGGGGATCTCAACGGTAACTTTAATTCTGTTGAAATGAGAGATGAGGTCAGTTTGATGATGGCTGCG GGCCATGACACACTAGCTTTAGCTTTCACCTGGTTCCTTTACTTGATCTCCAGGCATCCCGACAAACAA AAACTTTTAATGGAAGAGTTGAGCATCGTTTTTGGTGATTCGGACCGACCGTGTACG GTGGATATGTTTTACCGAAAGGCGTTACTATTGCCATGCTGA
- the LOC123466991 gene encoding LOW QUALITY PROTEIN: probable cytochrome P450 4s3 (The sequence of the model RefSeq protein was modified relative to this genomic sequence to represent the inferred CDS: inserted 1 base in 1 codon; substituted 1 base at 1 genomic stop codon) has product MVSATRFDLNLQYVPLNFRVPEVLNIVNGDWVRKYGSIYRIWFIIRPVILITSPELLDPIMGNYKFIEKPGEYDIFTPFIGKGIPVATDERWKKNRRLLNPAFHFQILNPFVDAINNKGINCIEKFEEALENHKGGEMDVFPIIISRSTLDIICDTFMGRKAXKNEEKALFLNNLEGFKRIFQQRIVKPWLRINWTRKCPIIKERREALEREATQIERNSATKSCQMTLTKEIASESDAETTDIGKPTLEYLEGKKLLFLDLVLTELGKEHFNETDIGYEVNAFLGTSQTTALAFTXFLYLIAKN; this is encoded by the exons ATGGTGAGTGCTACACGCTTTGACTTAAATTTGCAATATGTTCCATTAAACTTTCGGGTTCCAGAGGTGTTGAATATTGTCAATGGCGACTGGGTGAGGAAGTATGGAAGTATTTACCGCATTTGGTTCATCATTCGTCCAGTTATCCTCATTACATCACCAGAATTGCTAGAT CCAATTATGGGAAACTATAAATTCATTGAGAAACCGGGCGAGTACGACATCTTTACTCCGTTTATCGGCAAAGGAATTCCTGTGGCAACAG ATGAGCGATGGAAGAAAAATCGTCGTCTACTTAACCCAGCTTTTCATTTTCAGATCCTCAACCCTTTTGTGGACGCCATCAATAACAAGGGCATAAACTGTATAGAGAAATTTGAAGAAGCTTTAGAAAATCACAAAGGTGGTGAAATGGACGTCTTCCCCATTATTATATCACGCAGCACTTTAGATATTATTTGCG ATACTTTTATGGGACGAAAgg caaaaaatgaagaaaaggcGCTCTTTCTTAACAACCTTGAGGG TTTCAAAAGGATTTTCCAACAACGCATTGTCAAACCGTGGCTTAGGATCAATTG GACGCGAAAATGCCCG ATAATAAAAGAACGCCGAGAAGCATTGGAGCGAGAAGCGACCCAAATAGAACGCAATTCAGCAACAAAATCTTGTCAAATGACCCTAACAAAGGAGATTGCTTCTGAGAGCGATGCTGAAACAACCGATATTGGCAAGCCAA CACTGGAATATCttgaagggaaaaaattgCTCTTTCTCGACCTGGTCTTGACGGAATTGGGAAAGGAACACTTTAATGAAACCGATATCGGATATGAAGTCAATGCATTTTTAGGCACt AGTCAAACGACGGCTTTGGCTTTTACATAGTTCCTTTACTTGATCGCGAAGAATTGA